AGGCTAGGGCTAGAAAAGTTTAAAGTCTCTAAAGGTCGAATATTCCGAGTCGTTTAAATTGTTCTGAAAGCATGAGCAAACAAATAAAAGGGACTTACTATTTATAAGGGTCTAATGACCCTAGAGCTCTCGATTAGGTAATCACCTTGTCGTTCAACTATCTAACTGATAGGCCATGTGACAGCACACCATCACACGGAGGTGAAATAGTACAGTCATAGTGACCCTCCAAATTCTTGATAGTTCGACGAATCACCATATGTACATATTAGAAAATGTCATGTGAACACAATATTAGGCTATTATTATGGGATGTCAGCAAATAGATCTAGTTGAGTTGGTGAACCATTGAAATAACATACCCATTAAAGGTTGAGGCGAAGGTAGTGCACACATTTGAATGAGATCAAGTTTTTAAGGTTTAAAGTGATGCACCCACTAAATGGCATAAGGGTGAAACCCTTCCTACTCAATGACCATTGGAATGACCCTATATAGTTGAATTCACATTTTGATGACATATAGCCAAAATGATCGAATACGTTGATGTAAGACTAAAATGATCGAACATGGTTTTCAATGATGTGTAACTAAAATGGCCTAATGTATATTTCGATAATTTATAATCAAAACGTTTGAATACACATGTCAACGATGCATTACCGAAATGGCCAAGTGTACATCTCTCAACAACTTGTATGGTTTATTTTGGTGTCAGCAATATGACTTGAATCACCTCTTGACTCGATTTTGTTGTAATCGACGATCTGAAATATATGGGGCTACTGATATGGGTATAAggacatgatcaacatgttgtcgATATCTTTTGTGCCTCATGGTTGACATATGATCAATAGGTGGTCAACACATAACCAACATCTTGGTACCTCATATCTAATATATAATCGACACCTTGTTGCCTTGTGGGTGACACATGGTTAACATCTCAACACCATATGGATAACATCTCAGCATCTAGAAACCAAGTCGAACCAACTGTTATCAAATTTTGGATTTGATGTACTATGACACTACAATCACAATTAAGTTTGAGAGCAACGCATAATATTCCATGTAATCGGCCTATTATAAGAAGGCTTCTTACGTGTGTTATCCAAAGATCGATATATTCTCCAAAATTCCTTTCGAATCCTTCAAATCTCAATATAACTAAAGTATAAGAGGAGCATTTATCAAAAATATCTCTGACATAATTCTTAAtaacatttaaaaatatatagattttaTTAAATACATATAttgctaaaaaaaattatttcaaatattatatatacacatatatatatatacatatatatatatatatgcgttgGCTTGTCACAAACTCATATTTTAATAGGTTGTTAGGGATAGGATTAAGTAATGGAAAGACGAACCCGAGTATGTATGAAAGGGTCTTCCACGGCtttgtaaaaataataaagtCAACAAATTTGAAAGGTAATTAATGATGACAAATATCGTACTAATTCGTGATAGCACGGCAGGCTTGAATTAGTGGTGGTATGAGAATGATACAACATTGGAGTTGGTGGATGGGAGTCGTTGGCCATTTTGGAAGGTTACTACTTCAGAGAGGATGTCATCTtcttcgtgtgtgtgtgtgtgtgtgtgcgcgtgtaTGGATGGAATGGATGCGGAAGCGGAAGCAGCAGCCCATGAGGTCGAATACCTAAAAGATGTCATATATTTTAAGGTCAATATATGCATTTGTGTCTTTTGCTTGGCTCACAGTTATGCCCAAATATTAATATGAAAACAGCTACCCGAATATACATTTCATATCAAGTcgctgttgttattattattattattttttctatagaCGATATTAACAGACGATTTAGTCAGATTAATCAGtattaatatgaatcataataaTAGCTTAATCTTCCTtgaaatgtaatatatatatataaataatctgACTTTTATAATTCTTAATAACGTATGATTATTCTCTTAATTCATCTTATTTTATTTCAATTATTATCTTGATAATTATTCCTGATTATTATACTACATTTTTCTGGTTTATTTTGACCAGAAACATATTTTTATTCAaagtacttttttttatttttcctataaAAAAAAGTGCACAGCTAAAAAACGCTTAATTCATTACACACGCAAACGAGTGTCGTGTGAAATGGGTCCCAATTTATGACAGTGTGCCATTGATTAGATTCAACTTCGTGGTCCCTACCAAAGCACATTATTTTGTTTATGCGTCAGCCATACACATTGCCAGCACAGTAATGCATCACCTTACAACTCCTTGGaagacttattattattattattacgtaTGGATTGTATAAGTTTTATATTCATAATGCCCTTCTAATAAATCTAAAATAGTCTCCTCTTGAGTTGCAAAATGTTTGGAACCTACTTTTTTATAttcaatcatatatataatttattttataaaattttttttaaaaaaaaaatattattttttttataaataataattttatttatgataagatCATTTAATCCCACGTTGGTTAAGGAGTATGAGAACTAAGGACTCCTAAATTTGTCAGATCTCTCTTATCCTCAAAAGTATCTTTTAAAGATCAAAAGAATAAAATTATACGGATTCACCCATCACCCAAAATGAACAATTCCTCGCGAACCTACGTGCTTGATGAGTTTtattaagaattaaattatttttatataaaaattataaaattttttgaaaagaatttttttttttggaaatagGCATTTCTTACCTTCTTAGTAAGGTGGCAATGGCATCACATGCAAAGCTTATATAAATATGAATCTTGTTGCATACGAAAACTAAAAAACTCGGATCCGCCGAGGGTCGGTTCAACGTCTTATGGGGTCGCGAACGGTCGGAGGAAACCCGGCTTACCCGCACGAATCAACGGCTGAGATTCGTCGCCTAACATGGAACCGGCCCACCATCAGCTAATCACGCTCCCATCGAGGTGGAAGAAGACACCACCCCCGGCAACCAAATTACTCAGAAGTTACCTTATTTTATTACGTATACCATTACGCGTTGCGGCCCCCACCGTCTGAAGTCAAAGACCGGAGAAACGATGCTTCCACCACGTGGGCTCATTAGCCGCGGGCCCCACCGGTGCGCTAAGGTTCGGCAGGTGGTGGACTTGGACTCGCCGCTTTGGTTTAAATCACGCTGCTCAACGAGATTGCAGGTTCTATGCGGGGCGAGGCATCACCGTTGATCTGTAACTCTTAGGTTTCCCACGCGAAAAGGTTTGACCGATGCGCTCTCAGGGAAGGCCCCCGGGGTGCCCGCCACGTCAGTAGGTAAACGATGGGTGGCGCCGGGGCCCGCAAAGAGGAGCAGGAGCGGAACGGGGACTATAAAAGGATGGCGTTTGGAGTCGGGCTACCATTCTCCACTTGCTAAGCTCTTCTTCTATCCTTCTCCTCCATATTGTGCGTGGGTGTGGGGGGTTGGAGAGAGCGATAGTGAGAGAAAGTCCTGGGTAATGGTTGCCCCTTGGGTGCTTTAGGGATTCTCGTTGtagttcttcttctttttggtggGTCGGAGTTCGAGGGGGAGAAGAGATGGCCGGGGACAAGGCGATTAGCTTGGATGAGATCAAGAACGAGACCGTTGATCTGGTGAGCGACTCCTCCTATTCTCTCGATCGCTGGATCTCGACGGTATTCGATTGCAAGAATCGATTGATATAGTGGAATCTTTTTTCAGATCTGTCTTTTCGTCTCGACTATGCTCGTCCATGTTGCATTTGCTCGAGATTTTATCGTCGTATTTGAGACTCGAACAATTTCTGCTTCTTCAGTTCTTCTGGCTCGAcgatttcccttttttttttcccccttctttTTCTGCTTAATTTGCTTTCTTAAACATAGTTTAGATGTTGCCGTACTGTTTAGTACTTGAAGGTCTCATTAATTTTCTTTGGCTTCTCGTTGATCTTCATGGAAGGGAGAACCGAGTAAATAGTAGGTAGAGAATAGGAAAAGAGGCCATTAAAAGTTACTCTTTTTTGTGTTCTTCATACCAAAAATAAAAACCAAGTAGTGAGAATATCGTTCGTTGTTTTAGAGCTCGCTTTTGTTTGTGTTAAAGACAAAGATGTGGTGGTGGTCTCGCTTCTGCTGCACCTCGTTTGGGAGATTTCCGAGTACTTCCCGTTCGTACCTTTCCGTCCCTCCGCCTGTCCGTCTTCCCCCTCCTGCTCCTTGTATCTCGCTGTGTCGGCTGTCACTGAAGCCAAAAGGATTCTCTAATTTCGTTCCGAGATCCGTGAACCGATTTGCCTCCTCTGCCGTTTGATCCTCGATCGTGTTAGCACTAGTGTTTCACGGTGTGCCgtcactaaaaataaaatatgggaTGGGTACAAACAAATTTCTATTTTGGACGGCGTCGACACCCCAGCGAATGGTTCCACCGGAATTGATTCCAGCACCGCTGTGCTTCTTTTGGAAGATGAAGTAGCAAATTATGAAGCTTTTTGCTGCTGATTCACGCGATGTTGATGTTCTCTCGAGAATCTGACAAGACATATCACGAGAAGTTCAGCCTGTCACGGAATTCTTCTGTTTCATTTTGGTTGATAATATCTCGCCTTTCTCCGACCTCAGGAACGCATTCCGATCGAGGAGGTTTTCGAGCAGCTGAAATGTACTCGGGAAGGTCTCTCGTCGACGGATGGTGACAATCGGCTCCAAATCTTTGGCCCCAACAAACTCGAAGAAAAAAAggtcaatttttttctttccttgaaCTCATGTGGTTCTAAAATCTGCTTTCGTTTATTCTGCTACTGTGTTCACTGAAAGATGGAGGCGTTCTTGATGTGCAGGAGAGCAAAATTCTCAAATTTCTGGGGTTCATGTGGAACCCGCTCTCGTGGGTGATGGAAATGGCCGCCATCATGGCCATCGCCTTGGCCAACGGCAGTGGAAAGCCCCCAGACTGGCAAGACTTCGTTGGTATCGTTGTGTTGCTCGTGATCAACTCCACCATCAGTTTCATCGAAGAAAACAACGCCGGCAATGCTGCCGCCGCTCTGATGGCTGGCCTTGCCCCCAAAACGAAGGTATGGACCGGTTCTCAGCCTTGTGATGCAAAGTCAACGAGCTCCCTTCAATTTCTGAGGTCTTTTCGGTTTATCCATATGGATGATTTGATGCCCGCAGGTGCTCAGAGATGGCCGCTGGATGGAGGAGGACGCAGCGATTCTGGTTCCTGGTGATATTATCAGCATAAAACTTGGAGATATCGTCCCTGCCGATGCCCGCCTCCTCGAAGGAGATCCTTTGAAGATTGACCAATCTGCGTTGACCGGAGAGTCCCTCCCTGTCACTAGGAACCCCGGAGATGAGGTGTTCTCCGGGTCGACCTGCAAGCAGGGTGAGATCGAGGCCGTTGTCATCGCCACCGGTGTGCACACTTTCTTCGGGAAAGCGGCCCATCTCGTTGATAGCACGAACCAAGTCGGCCATTTCCAGAAGGTGCTCACGGCCATTGGGAATTTCTGCATCTGCTCTATCGCGGTTGGGATGATCGTGGAGATCATCGTCATGTACCCGATCCAGCACCGAAGATACAGGGATGGCATCGACAATCTCTTGGTCCTCTTGATCGGTGGTATTCCGATCGCTATGCCCACGGTCTTGTCGGTGACCATGGCCATCGGGTCCCACAGGCTCTCTGAGCAAGGTGCCATCACGAAGAGGATGACTGCAATAGAGGAGATGGCCGGCATGGACGTTCTCTGCAGTGACAAGACCGGGACGCTAACCCTCAACAAGCTGAGCGTTGACAAGAACCTCATCGAGGTCTTTGCCAAGGGTGTGGATAAGGAACATGTGGTCTTATTGGCAGCGAGAGCATCAAGGACGGAGAATCAAGATGCCATTGATGCTGCCATGGTCGGGATGCTTGCGGACCCAAAAGAGGTAGTTCATTGGTTGCTTTTGGCAGGATAAATAATTGATGACATGTTCTACGTTCACAATTTTGGATGATTTATGCTAGGTTTGGATAATGTTTTAATATCTAATGTGCAGGCGAGGGCAGGTATCAGGGAAGTACATTTTCTTCCTTTCAACCCTGTCGACAAAAGAACTGCTCTCACCTACATTGATGCTGATGGCAACTGGCATCGTGTGAGCAAAGGTGCTCCAGAACAGGTAAATTGTTTTCATCATCTTCTTTTAACCTCAATTTTCTAAGAAAACTTGTGCATTCAATTTATTCAGAACGCATTATCGCTTTCAAGAATAATTAACTCTTCCCCTTGGATTAGATTTTGAGCCTTTGCAACTGCAAGGAAGATGTCAGGAATAAGGTTCATTCTGTTATTGACAAGTTTGCTGAACGCGGGTTGCGATCACTAGCTGTTGCGAGACAGGTCTACTTTTTTCTCTCAGTAATTCAAATTGCTACTGGAGCAAATATAGTTTTGCTCACATCAAGTATTTTCTGTCATGCAGGAAGTTCCAGAGAAGTCCAAGGAGAGTCCAGGGAGGCCATGGCAATTCGTTGGTTTGTTGCCTCTATTTGATCCTCCAAGGCATGACAGTGCAGAAACTATTCGAAGGGCTCTCAACCTTGGTGTCAATGTGAAGATGATTACTGGTAATTGGGCAATCTTTTATCGCCATTGCGTGGATTGGTCTTCTTTTCCTAACATAATTATTCCTATCCAGGTGACCAACTTGCCATAGCTAAGGAGACAGGTCGAAGACTCGGAATGGGAACCAACATGTACCCTTCCTCTTCATTGCTTGGCCAAAATAAGGATGCATCAATAGCTGCACTTCCCGTAGATGAACTAATAGAGAAGGCTGATGGGTTTGCAGGGGTGTTTCCAGGTGGGCTTGATCTTCTTATGTTATTGTTATTGTGATTCTAAATCTTGAGCTAGCTATTGAACCTTTTCCTTTCTGAACAGAGCACAAGTATGAAATTGTGAAGAAGTTGCAGGAGAGGAAGCACATTTGTGGAATGACCGGAGACGGAGTTAATGATGCCCCTGCTCTCAAGAAGGCTGATATTGGGATTGCTGTTGCTGATGCTACAGATGCCGCTAGAAGTGCTTCTGACATTGTCCTCACTGAACCTGGTCTTAGTGTGATCATCAGTGCTGTGCTTACCAGCCGTGCTATTTTCCAGAGGATGAAGAATTACACTGTACCTAACAACCGCTAATGCTGTTCCTTTAGTTCTTATCATGATTGTTATATCATTC
The window above is part of the Musa acuminata AAA Group cultivar baxijiao chromosome BXJ1-1, Cavendish_Baxijiao_AAA, whole genome shotgun sequence genome. Proteins encoded here:
- the LOC103981973 gene encoding plasma membrane ATPase, which produces MAGDKAISLDEIKNETVDLERIPIEEVFEQLKCTREGLSSTDGDNRLQIFGPNKLEEKKESKILKFLGFMWNPLSWVMEMAAIMAIALANGSGKPPDWQDFVGIVVLLVINSTISFIEENNAGNAAAALMAGLAPKTKVLRDGRWMEEDAAILVPGDIISIKLGDIVPADARLLEGDPLKIDQSALTGESLPVTRNPGDEVFSGSTCKQGEIEAVVIATGVHTFFGKAAHLVDSTNQVGHFQKVLTAIGNFCICSIAVGMIVEIIVMYPIQHRRYRDGIDNLLVLLIGGIPIAMPTVLSVTMAIGSHRLSEQGAITKRMTAIEEMAGMDVLCSDKTGTLTLNKLSVDKNLIEVFAKGVDKEHVVLLAARASRTENQDAIDAAMVGMLADPKEARAGIREVHFLPFNPVDKRTALTYIDADGNWHRVSKGAPEQILSLCNCKEDVRNKVHSVIDKFAERGLRSLAVARQEVPEKSKESPGRPWQFVGLLPLFDPPRHDSAETIRRALNLGVNVKMITGDQLAIAKETGRRLGMGTNMYPSSSLLGQNKDASIAALPVDELIEKADGFAGVFPEHKYEIVKKLQERKHICGMTGDGVNDAPALKKADIGIAVADATDAARSASDIVLTEPGLSVIISAVLTSRAIFQRMKNYTIYAVSITIRIVLGFMLIALIWKFDFSPFMVLIIAILNDGTIMTISKDRVKASPMPDSWKLKEIFATGVVFGSYLALMTVIFFWAMKETDFFSDKFKVRSLRQSEDEMMSALYLQVSIVSQALIFVTRSRGWCFIERPGLLLVSAFIIAQLVATLIAVYADWGFARIKGIGWGWAGVIWLYSVVFFFPLDWFKFAIRYILSGKAWDNLLENKTAFTTKKDYGREEREAQWAMAQRTLHGLQPPETANIFSEKSSYRELSEIAEQAKRRAEIARIRELNTLKGHVESVVKLKGLDIDNIQQHYTV